A single region of the Sus scrofa isolate TJ Tabasco breed Duroc chromosome 17, Sscrofa11.1, whole genome shotgun sequence genome encodes:
- the PTPN1 gene encoding tyrosine-protein phosphatase non-receptor type 1 isoform X2, with product MEEAQRSYILTQGPLPNTCGHFWEMVWEQKSRGVVMLNRVMEKGSLKCAQYWPQKEEKEMIFEDTNLKLTLISEDIKSYYTVRQLELENLTSQETREILHFHYTTWPDFGVPESPASFLNFLFKVRESGSLSLEHGPIVVHCSAGIGRSGTFCLADTCLLLMDKRKDPSSVDIKKVLLEMRKFRMGLIQTADQLRFSYLAVIEGAKFIMGDSSVQEQWKELSHEDLEPPPEHVPPPPRPPKRILEPHNGKCKEFFPNHQWVKDETEEDKEDGPIKEETRTPLNVSCSLESASQDTEVRRRVVGAGSAQGEPSPPKEEQDQALTPWKPFLVNMCMATVLTAGAYLCYRVCFH from the exons atggaagaagCCCAAAGGAGTTACATTCTCACCCAG GGCCCATTGCCCAATACCTGTGGTCACTTTTGGGAGATGGTGTGGGAGCAGAAGAGCAGGGGCGTTGTTATGCTCAACAGAGTGATGGAGAAAGGATCG TTAAAATGTGCACAGTACTGgccacaaaaagaagaaaaagaaatgatctttGAAGACACAAATTTGAAATTGACATTGATCTCTGAAGATATTAAGTCATATTACACCGTCCGACAGCTAGAATTGGAAAACCTCACG TCTCAAGAAACTCGAGAGATCTTACATTTCCACTATACCACATGGCCTGACTTTGGAGTCCCCGAATCGCCAGCCTCATTCCTGAACTTtcttttcaaagtccgtgagtcggGGTCCCTCAGCCTGGAGCATGGCCCCATCGTGGTGCACTGCAGTGCCGGTATCGGCAGGTCGGGGACCTTCTGTCTGGCTGACACTTGCCTCTTGCTG ATGGACAAAAGGAAAGACCCTTCTTCTGTTGATATCAAGAAAGTTCTATTAGAAATGAGGAAGTTTCGGATGGGACTGATCCAGACAGCAGACCAGCTCCGTTTCTCCTACCTGGCTGTGATCGAGGGTGCCAAATTCATCATGGGAGACTCTTCAGTACAG GAGCAATGGAAGGAACTCTCCCACGAGGACCTGGAGCCCCCACCAGAGCACGTCCCCCCGCCTCCTCGGCCTCCCAAACGAATCCTGGAGCCGCACAATGGGAAATGCAAGGAGTTCTTCCCAAACCACCAGTGGGTAAAGGATGAGACTGaggaggataaagaagatggCCCTATCAAGGAAGAAACCAGAACCCCCTTAAACGTCTCCTGCAGCCTAGAAAG CGCGAGTCAAGACACTGAAGTCAGAAGGCGGGTCGTGGGGGCAGGTTCTGCCCAGGGAGAGCCATCACCACCCAAGGAGGAGCAGGACCAGGCGTTGACTCCCTGGAAGCCCTTCCTGGTCAACATGTGCATGGCCACAGTCCTCACCGCTGGCGCGTACCTCTGCTACCGGGTATGTTTTCACTGA